The Tropicibacter oceani DNA segment GGGTCGAACTGATCGGCGGCAAAAACCGTGTGGATGACGCCGCCATCAAACATCTCGAACAGCTTTTTCGACGTTTCCTTGCTTTCCCACCGGGTCGGCGAGGCCAGCGCCTCTTCGATATGATCGCGCGTTTCGAATTTCATCGCCATGACCAACGGAAAGGGGCTTTCCGGGTCGTCGCTTTCAACCTCGCGCAGGACGCGCAGCTCCAGAAGGTTGGGAAAGGCGTTCCAAAGCGGCACAAGTGTCGGACCCATCAATAAATGACCATCGGCCCAATCCGAACCATTGATTTTATTTAACTTTTTCACCCCCAAAACACACTGGGGCGGCCATTTTGACCATTACACAAGATAAGAATGGCCACCGAAAGTTCGCAAAAATGCCGCCCGAAGGCGGCATTTCTGGAATTTCCGGACATTTTCGGGTGGCGCTAATGCCCCGGGATCATGAAACGCGCGTCCTCGGAGAGATCAGATGGGGGTGATTCCATCAGAGAGACGACCTCGCTCGGCCTGACCAGAACTGATGCGAAGCCCGATGCCTCTTTGAGTCTGAAGGTCTCGGTCAGGTGACCTTTGAACATCAGCTCCAGGATAACCTTGAGCTTCGTGCGAGATCGCTCGGCAGCTTTGGCAAGGTGCTCGAAATTCTCTGGGGCATCCGGGACAGCGAGCAAACCCCGATCGATGAAAAGCTTCACCTTATGAACGCTGCGTCCGTCGATAGCCTTGCCCACCTTGCTTCCGGATACCGGCGTTTCTTGGACGCGTTTCAGGACTCCGATCTCGAGCAAGGCCTGCACAACGGGCCGGGATGTGTTCAGAATTTCCGCAACGGCCGCGAAGCCCATCGCGTGCTTCGCGGCGTCGATAAGATCGCGGGCTCGCCAATAATCCACAACCACAGAACTGCCGCCCAGCTCCCCTTCCGCAGTCAGCACTCCACTTGCCACCAAGACGTTCCGAAGGGTTTTCGGATGCATCAGCTCAGCCTTCGCAACTGAAGCAATGTTACTCAGCCGAGGTTTCGAGACAGGCTTTCCTAACAACATCTGGCCAGGCACCAAGGGGGTGTTCTCAACGATTGCGTTCCGGAGGACATCGCGGATCGGCCCCGGATCTTTTGTTCCACGGCTGGCCGAAAGCCAGCTGTACAGCATGCCGAAAGTCTTGCGCGGGCGCGCCTGCCCTTCTTGGCGTGCGCTGGCCGTCAGCGCGCCCTCGAAGAACTGCAACAAAGCTTGCTCCCCCCCCGAAACCACGTCCCAGGCCGCGCGACCTGCTTCGTCCCACGTCCGCGACGTCATGGCCGCCGCTGACTGCGCGGGGCCGAAAGCG contains these protein-coding regions:
- a CDS encoding EthD domain-containing protein encodes the protein MGPTLVPLWNAFPNLLELRVLREVESDDPESPFPLVMAMKFETRDHIEEALASPTRWESKETSKKLFEMFDGGVIHTVFAADQFDPMSGS
- a CDS encoding TniQ family protein, whose amino-acid sequence is MGKLFPHIRFVHDETPLSWAARQAAFHTGGRLVPFLNDLQVPAIDLARGLPEAVQRLCDRAGQDPEPILENTITALGPRRYQLRGCTFSAEFTTGKDTRICPLCLSEDQHDQKRPDVAVRHRVMWRLAPVRTCGVHGVLLRDIRTGAWHDQFHELQGLGDAIAAQHEVTADELRQPSKLQTYVENRLAGHAGPEWMDGQDIDQAVRATEMLGGLIAFGPAQSAAAMTSRTWDEAGRAAWDVVSGGEQALLQFFEGALTASARQEGQARPRKTFGMLYSWLSASRGTKDPGPIRDVLRNAIVENTPLVPGQMLLGKPVSKPRLSNIASVAKAELMHPKTLRNVLVASGVLTAEGELGGSSVVVDYWRARDLIDAAKHAMGFAAVAEILNTSRPVVQALLEIGVLKRVQETPVSGSKVGKAIDGRSVHKVKLFIDRGLLAVPDAPENFEHLAKAAERSRTKLKVILELMFKGHLTETFRLKEASGFASVLVRPSEVVSLMESPPSDLSEDARFMIPGH